The Methylobacterium sp. PvR107 genome contains a region encoding:
- a CDS encoding L-dopachrome tautomerase-related protein, with protein MRASLLALLLAAGLATPGRAAEAPAGPDALKPMIQSDSLVFNGITRSQDGRLFSPFQRQSQNEGIELGEWRDGKAVPFPDAGWNAWKQGDDPAKAFVAVNAIRIGPDGDLWVVDKGAPGMGAAPLPGGPKLVQIDLARNAVRKVYPLQAATTDKSFIDDFRFNGRSVYLTDAGQPGLIVLDLSTGGLRRVLDGHWSTIAQRPLTGQGRVLRDDKGKLLFIHADQLEVSPDGKTFYYQACTGPLYSIETQYLDDASLSDDERAKHVKLFAATVATGGTVIDAAGTIYASDTDGLRILKIAPDGTMSTLVQDPRLVWVDALWIDEEGGLWIPAAQMNRTPAMNGGEASAVKFPTTIYRMQIDAKPLRN; from the coding sequence ATGCGCGCCTCGCTCCTCGCCCTCCTGCTGGCCGCCGGCCTGGCGACGCCCGGCCGCGCCGCGGAGGCCCCGGCCGGGCCCGACGCGCTCAAGCCCATGATCCAGTCGGACAGCCTCGTCTTCAACGGCATCACCCGCTCCCAGGACGGCCGGCTGTTCTCGCCGTTCCAGCGCCAGAGCCAGAACGAGGGGATCGAACTCGGCGAGTGGCGGGACGGGAAAGCCGTGCCGTTCCCCGACGCGGGCTGGAACGCCTGGAAACAGGGCGACGACCCGGCCAAGGCGTTCGTGGCGGTCAACGCCATCCGGATCGGCCCGGACGGCGATCTCTGGGTGGTCGACAAGGGTGCGCCCGGCATGGGTGCGGCGCCGCTGCCGGGCGGCCCCAAGCTCGTGCAGATCGACCTCGCCCGGAACGCCGTGCGCAAGGTCTACCCGCTGCAGGCGGCCACCACCGACAAGAGCTTCATCGACGATTTCCGCTTCAACGGCCGCAGCGTCTACCTGACGGATGCCGGCCAGCCCGGGCTGATCGTGCTCGACCTCTCGACCGGCGGCCTGCGCCGGGTCCTCGACGGTCATTGGTCGACGATCGCGCAGCGCCCGCTCACCGGCCAGGGCCGGGTGCTGCGGGACGACAAGGGCAAGCTGCTGTTCATCCACGCCGACCAGCTGGAGGTCTCGCCCGACGGCAAGACCTTCTACTACCAAGCCTGCACCGGCCCGCTCTACAGCATCGAGACGCAGTATCTCGACGACGCCTCCCTGAGCGACGACGAGCGGGCCAAACACGTCAAGCTGTTCGCCGCCACGGTGGCCACGGGCGGCACCGTGATCGACGCGGCGGGCACGATCTACGCGAGCGACACCGACGGCCTGCGCATCCTCAAGATCGCTCCGGACGGAACGATGAGCACGCTGGTGCAGGACCCGCGGCTGGTCTGGGTCGACGCGCTATGGATCGACGAGGAGGGCGGCCTGTGGATCCCGGCCGCGCAGATGAACCGGACCCCGGCGATGAACGGCGGCGAGGCCTCGGCCGTGAAGTTTCCGACGACGATCTACCGGATGCAGATCGACGCCAAGCCGCTGCGCAACTGA
- a CDS encoding DUF6894 family protein: protein MARYRFHCTNGLECVFDARGTEVRAATRLVDRARKVASDVRQSLANRTDWSEWRVSVHDMSGRRVLVQPFESAADRIKVAA from the coding sequence ATGGCTCGGTACCGGTTCCACTGCACCAACGGTCTCGAATGCGTATTCGATGCGCGCGGCACGGAGGTGCGCGCCGCAACACGCCTGGTCGATCGCGCCCGGAAGGTCGCCTCCGACGTGCGGCAATCCCTGGCGAACCGGACCGACTGGTCCGAGTGGCGGGTGAGCGTGCACGACATGTCCGGCCGGCGGGTCCTGGTGCAGCCGTTCGAGTCGGCGGCGGACCGGATCAAGGTGGCGGCCTGA
- the ruvB gene encoding Holliday junction branch migration DNA helicase RuvB — MAAPIRPLRQGPPVPPQAAAAAGEPDQTIRPLSLSEFIGQRAARANMQIFIEAAKKTGQALDHVLFVGPPGLGKTTLAQIVARELGVNFRSTSGPVIAKAGDLAAQLTNLDERDVLFIDEIHRLNPVGEILYPAMEDYQLDLIIGEGPAARSVKIELPKFTLVGATTRAGLLTTPLRDRFGIPIRLEFYEIDELEQIVARGARVLGLGMSAEGANEIARRARGTPRIAGRLLRRVRDFAIVAEAETVTRAIADRALKLLDVDEAGLDVMDRKYLSLIARSFGGGPVGIETIGAALSEPRDAIEDIIEPYLIQRGFVQRTPRGRVLTRHAYRHMGLAVPKVEAAAAA; from the coding sequence ATGGCCGCGCCGATCAGGCCGCTCCGGCAGGGGCCGCCGGTCCCGCCGCAGGCCGCCGCGGCCGCCGGAGAGCCGGACCAGACGATCCGTCCGCTGAGCCTGTCCGAGTTCATCGGCCAGCGGGCGGCGCGGGCGAACATGCAGATCTTCATCGAGGCGGCGAAGAAGACCGGGCAGGCCCTCGACCACGTGCTGTTCGTCGGCCCGCCGGGCCTGGGCAAGACCACGCTGGCCCAGATCGTGGCGCGCGAACTCGGTGTGAACTTCCGCTCGACCTCCGGGCCGGTGATCGCCAAGGCCGGGGATCTCGCCGCGCAGCTGACCAACCTCGACGAGCGCGACGTGCTGTTCATCGACGAGATCCACCGGCTCAACCCGGTGGGGGAGATCCTCTACCCGGCCATGGAGGATTACCAGCTCGACCTGATCATCGGCGAGGGCCCGGCGGCGCGCTCGGTCAAGATCGAGCTGCCCAAGTTCACGCTGGTCGGCGCCACGACGCGCGCGGGGCTCCTGACCACGCCGCTGCGCGACCGGTTCGGGATCCCGATCCGGCTGGAATTCTACGAGATCGACGAGCTGGAGCAGATCGTGGCCCGCGGCGCGCGGGTGCTGGGCCTCGGCATGTCGGCGGAGGGCGCCAACGAGATCGCCCGGCGGGCGCGGGGCACGCCGCGGATCGCGGGGCGCCTGCTGCGGCGGGTGCGGGACTTTGCCATCGTGGCGGAGGCCGAGACGGTGACGCGGGCGATCGCCGACCGGGCGCTGAAGCTGCTCGACGTCGACGAGGCGGGTCTCGACGTGATGGACCGCAAGTACCTGAGCCTGATCGCGCGCTCGTTCGGGGGCGGGCCGGTGGGCATCGAGACGATCGGGGCGGCGTTGTCGGAACCGCGCGACGCGATCGAGGACATCATCGAGCCCTACCTGATCCAGCGCGGCTTCGTGCAGCGCACCCCGCGCGGGCGTGTCCTCACCAGGCACGCCTACCGCCATATGGGCCTCGCCGTGCCGAAGGTCGAAGCGGCCGCAGCCGCCTAA